From one Cyanobacteriota bacterium genomic stretch:
- a CDS encoding glycosyltransferase family 2 protein: protein MKLSIVIPVYNEAATLNQILEAVEAVDLIAGLTKEIILVDDCSADNSSEIIEKHIAASQHATIQYKFVKHQENSGKGAALQTGFKEATGDFVIVQDADLEYDPEEYNEILPILVNDKADVVYGSRFAGSKPRRSMGFWHYLANKFLTYLTNMLNDIYLTDMETCYKCFKREIIQGLDLKENHFGIEPEMTSKIAKIKGIRIFEVAISYYGRGYEEGKKINWRDGIKAIFYIFKYRFFN, encoded by the coding sequence ATGAAATTGTCGATAGTTATCCCCGTATACAATGAAGCAGCAACGCTCAATCAAATACTTGAAGCCGTTGAGGCCGTTGACTTAATAGCAGGCTTGACTAAAGAAATAATCCTAGTTGATGATTGTTCAGCTGACAATAGTTCTGAAATTATTGAAAAACATATTGCAGCTAGTCAGCATGCAACGATTCAATACAAATTTGTGAAACACCAGGAGAACTCTGGCAAAGGTGCTGCGCTGCAAACCGGGTTTAAAGAAGCGACTGGAGATTTTGTGATTGTGCAAGATGCGGATCTTGAATATGACCCAGAAGAATACAATGAGATCTTGCCTATACTTGTAAATGATAAAGCAGATGTGGTATATGGTTCTCGTTTTGCTGGTAGCAAACCAAGACGCTCAATGGGTTTCTGGCATTACCTAGCGAATAAATTTCTTACTTACCTTACTAATATGCTCAACGATATTTACCTCACTGATATGGAGACTTGTTATAAGTGCTTCAAAAGAGAAATTATCCAAGGGCTTGATCTTAAAGAAAATCATTTTGGTATTGAACCAGAGATGACAAGCAAGATTGCTAAGATCAAAGGAATTAGGATTTTTGAAGTGGCAATTTCTTATTATGGTCGAGGTTATGAAGAAGGTAAAAAAATCAATTGGCGAGATGGAATTAAAGCGATATTTTATATCTTCAAGTACAGGTTCTTTAATTAA
- a CDS encoding acetyl-CoA carboxylase carboxyltransferase subunit alpha: MGLRDFFKSVRAEKFANQAGTNGNNGLSDDEILANWVQCKSCKATIHRSAYQENLNVCVECNHHGMLSAEERIALLTDTNSFIEIDANISPSDPLNFNDGKPYLETLVKAQTKTGHKEAIITGFGQIEGVKVALAVMNFSFLGGSMGTVVGEKFTRLAEKAVEEKTPFIVVSSSGGARMHEGILSLMQMAKTSFALAELAKAKLPYFSILTDPTYGGVSASFATLGDLLIAEPGTRIGFAGRRVIEETVREKLPGDFQTAEYLLAHGQIDFIVDRNAMKMRLATLLRIHGFAPKQLKVSDTITARPFKLNQIDQPKKDIILDFEKPLAKIQEEIKLLEKRISNNADKAQINQLKAQYSKVEANTYASLSPIDITKIARHPNRPGAEDYLNMICGKDKWIELHGDRAGTDDEAVLTALVEHDGLAFVAVGTRKGRGIKENQKRNFGMPQPEGYRKAKRIFEYANKFNLPIVTFIDTPGAYPGVNAEANGQSIAIAENLKALAGLEVPVLSVVTGEGGSGGALAIGVANRVLMLENSVYSVISPEGCAAILWRTRDKAPEAAAALKITAKDLLGLKVVEELIAEPQGGAHKNWAITAEAVQEAVFRNLKELVKMSARELYQDRKTKFYAYGKVDDSIKEKISSKI, encoded by the coding sequence ATGGGTTTAAGAGATTTTTTTAAGTCAGTGAGAGCTGAGAAGTTTGCGAATCAAGCTGGTACTAATGGCAACAATGGTTTGAGCGATGATGAGATATTAGCTAATTGGGTGCAATGTAAGTCTTGTAAGGCAACAATACACAGATCTGCCTACCAAGAAAACCTCAATGTTTGTGTAGAGTGTAATCATCATGGCATGCTCTCAGCTGAGGAGAGAATTGCTCTCTTGACTGACACTAATAGTTTTATCGAGATCGACGCCAATATCAGTCCTTCTGACCCGCTTAATTTCAATGATGGTAAACCATACCTAGAGACTCTAGTTAAGGCACAAACTAAAACGGGACACAAAGAAGCAATCATTACTGGTTTTGGTCAGATTGAAGGTGTGAAAGTCGCTCTTGCAGTGATGAACTTCAGCTTTCTTGGAGGTTCCATGGGAACAGTGGTTGGTGAGAAATTTACCAGGCTTGCTGAAAAAGCGGTCGAAGAAAAAACACCGTTTATCGTAGTTTCAAGTTCTGGTGGTGCCAGAATGCATGAAGGTATTTTGAGTTTGATGCAAATGGCAAAGACGAGTTTTGCATTAGCCGAACTTGCTAAAGCGAAGCTACCATATTTTTCTATCTTGACTGATCCAACTTATGGTGGAGTTTCCGCTAGTTTTGCAACTTTGGGCGATCTTTTGATTGCTGAACCTGGTACTAGGATTGGTTTTGCTGGACGTCGCGTGATTGAAGAAACGGTAAGAGAGAAGTTGCCTGGTGATTTCCAGACAGCTGAATACTTACTTGCTCATGGACAAATTGATTTTATCGTAGACCGTAATGCCATGAAAATGAGATTAGCTACTTTGCTTAGAATTCATGGTTTTGCACCGAAACAACTCAAGGTCAGTGACACTATTACTGCTCGTCCTTTTAAATTAAATCAGATTGATCAACCTAAAAAAGACATTATTCTTGATTTTGAAAAACCACTTGCGAAGATACAAGAGGAAATTAAATTACTTGAAAAACGTATTAGTAACAATGCTGACAAGGCGCAAATTAATCAACTCAAAGCGCAATATTCCAAAGTTGAAGCGAATACTTATGCTAGTTTGAGTCCAATTGATATTACCAAAATTGCTCGCCACCCTAATAGACCTGGTGCTGAAGACTATCTTAATATGATCTGCGGTAAGGACAAGTGGATTGAACTTCATGGTGATAGAGCAGGGACTGATGATGAGGCAGTTTTAACTGCGCTTGTTGAGCACGATGGATTGGCTTTTGTTGCTGTTGGTACTCGTAAGGGACGCGGTATTAAAGAAAACCAAAAACGTAACTTTGGTATGCCTCAACCAGAAGGTTACAGAAAAGCCAAGCGTATTTTTGAATATGCAAACAAATTCAATTTACCAATTGTGACTTTTATTGATACTCCAGGTGCTTATCCAGGGGTTAACGCAGAAGCTAATGGTCAATCAATTGCGATTGCTGAGAACCTTAAAGCGTTGGCTGGTTTGGAAGTGCCAGTTCTTTCAGTTGTGACAGGTGAAGGTGGTTCTGGCGGGGCACTCGCAATTGGAGTTGCCAATAGAGTTTTGATGTTAGAAAACTCAGTTTACTCAGTTATTAGTCCAGAAGGATGTGCAGCAATTTTATGGCGCACTAGAGATAAAGCTCCAGAAGCTGCTGCTGCTCTTAAGATTACAGCGAAGGATCTTCTAGGACTCAAGGTTGTTGAAGAGTTGATTGCAGAGCCGCAAGGTGGCGCACATAAGAATTGGGCAATTACTGCAGAAGCTGTTCAGGAAGCGGTATTCCGTAATCTCAAGGAATTAGTCAAGATGTCAGCACGAGAGCTCTATCAAGATCGTAAAACTAAGTTTTATGCTTACGGCAAGGTTGACGATAGTATCAAAGAAAAGATTAGTTCAAAAATATAA
- a CDS encoding pitrilysin family protein — translation MGLLSTITDKVKGWFASGPKPAEQSAQISLPVSQAAVQSVQLPKTAPELLAWAKANPGKLDALIAQNPQAQLIKDAIASKTNLNISSSSSVEHSSFDSKQFSSSRIQFVADSGAGSMPRIIELKLDNGIKVLLVPDDTANKVHLSSVYSVGSNQDQIPGTAHLLEHIASGPAKSSSFGKGEITDLYEYHGAKVAGDYNAGTCTDFTNYWASLDPSLLELMMKIESERMDQLDLSDIDDILKREKSLINSEIDMINDDSGRLINKAMKEITMSNSIYNNNIIGTKDSVASIDKKALQDFYKYYQDPNNLTLVISGKIGSPQRLEHLLLNYFASKTKPTDVKPKPMGNPKRPSQSAPVQDREKVIVKPGDDKALALGYFGPNYTDRDRFVMSFIFEALAGRGSKSRLAKKLAEAKNINVGFSCVPMPTRGDSLNFVTVQVDKIVDLDELKGEIKKVLAEVKANGLDDEELRKIRQEFLYRQINNQEDANVQASQAIEYDQYGDWHSAANMIKIAQSITNDDIKRVANAVLVDDNEYTVYLKPTEKKEEKSPPAILDKALDVKKLDAQRLEALTKAIIGDKQVTLPDLKLQDSGQVILNENHRLPKVAIRMESPGQPLSNKDMYIASILNSLFFSSGTMQYDRDQVFEKMEDLGASLSFILSHDGIAFDINTISLADNLQKTLELFTDMILNARMDLEKFVSIKATIKDSIKKENEDHGSILKNQLRNRVFPAGHYHHQASQLERWQMVDSITYADVINFWERIKQSNFVISGSGDLKQEDINKVQAVMSEWSKQPARNIGNELIGAHRADLQELEGNEFKALQDQSFVTLGQKVEVKNTDPDFYALYLAKEILGGAAFSSRLMRTIRESQGNVYSANAYFSNYRNADGIFQIVAASQKGNGKNLAQQLKNVLSNFPGDITEDELNMAKQNFIKSYVKNKFENNSAIADYLLDNRLKGRDLDFVKQIPQIIQSIKLEDIQNAVAKHLDSANIHEVIVDDKIIVDGQEIDTKFNAKKYNAGHPKLFTTPPVLSV, via the coding sequence ATGGGTTTATTATCCACTATCACAGATAAAGTCAAGGGGTGGTTTGCTTCAGGTCCCAAGCCAGCGGAGCAGTCCGCTCAAATAAGTTTGCCGGTTTCTCAAGCAGCTGTTCAGTCTGTTCAATTGCCAAAAACAGCACCAGAATTATTAGCTTGGGCTAAAGCAAACCCAGGCAAGCTTGATGCTTTGATTGCACAAAATCCACAAGCACAACTTATTAAAGATGCAATTGCAAGCAAAACTAATTTAAACATATCTAGTAGTTCGAGTGTTGAACATAGTAGTTTTGATTCTAAACAATTTTCTTCTTCTCGTATTCAATTTGTTGCTGATAGTGGTGCTGGTTCTATGCCTAGAATTATTGAATTAAAACTTGATAATGGTATTAAGGTACTTTTAGTTCCAGATGATACTGCAAACAAGGTGCACCTTAGTTCTGTATATTCAGTTGGTTCAAATCAAGACCAAATACCTGGCACGGCTCATTTGCTTGAACATATTGCTTCAGGTCCTGCAAAGAGTTCTAGTTTTGGTAAGGGAGAGATCACTGATCTGTATGAATATCATGGTGCAAAGGTAGCTGGTGATTATAATGCTGGAACATGTACTGATTTTACTAATTATTGGGCTAGTCTTGATCCAAGCTTGCTTGAGCTTATGATGAAAATCGAGTCAGAGAGGATGGATCAACTTGATTTGAGTGATATTGATGATATTCTTAAGCGAGAAAAATCTCTGATCAATTCTGAAATCGATATGATTAATGATGATAGTGGGCGTTTGATAAATAAAGCTATGAAAGAAATAACTATGTCCAATTCAATCTACAATAACAATATAATTGGGACTAAGGATTCGGTTGCGAGTATCGATAAAAAAGCTTTGCAGGATTTTTATAAGTATTACCAAGATCCTAATAATTTAACGCTGGTAATTTCTGGTAAGATAGGTAGTCCTCAACGTTTAGAACATCTATTATTAAATTATTTTGCTAGTAAAACTAAACCAACAGATGTAAAACCAAAACCAATGGGCAATCCTAAGCGTCCTTCACAAAGTGCTCCTGTTCAGGATAGAGAGAAGGTGATTGTTAAACCTGGTGATGATAAGGCTTTGGCGCTAGGCTATTTTGGACCAAATTATACCGATAGGGATCGTTTTGTGATGTCTTTTATTTTTGAGGCTTTAGCTGGTCGTGGATCAAAGAGCCGCTTAGCTAAAAAACTTGCTGAAGCAAAAAATATCAATGTAGGTTTCAGCTGCGTACCAATGCCTACTAGGGGTGATAGCCTTAATTTTGTTACAGTTCAGGTAGATAAAATTGTAGATTTAGATGAACTCAAAGGAGAAATCAAAAAAGTTCTTGCTGAGGTCAAAGCAAATGGACTTGATGATGAAGAATTGAGAAAAATCAGACAAGAGTTTCTTTATCGGCAGATCAATAATCAAGAAGATGCTAATGTACAAGCTAGTCAAGCAATAGAATATGATCAATATGGTGACTGGCATTCAGCGGCTAATATGATAAAGATAGCTCAATCTATTACTAATGATGACATTAAGCGAGTAGCTAATGCTGTCTTAGTTGATGACAACGAGTATACCGTCTATCTCAAACCAACTGAGAAGAAAGAAGAGAAAAGCCCTCCGGCAATACTTGATAAAGCACTAGACGTAAAAAAACTTGATGCTCAGCGTCTTGAAGCTCTGACTAAAGCAATTATTGGTGATAAGCAAGTCACTCTTCCGGATTTGAAATTACAAGATAGTGGACAAGTGATCTTAAATGAAAACCACAGACTCCCCAAGGTTGCTATTAGAATGGAAAGTCCTGGGCAGCCATTGAGTAATAAGGATATGTATATAGCAAGTATTTTAAACTCACTCTTTTTTTCTTCAGGGACTATGCAATATGATAGAGATCAAGTCTTTGAGAAAATGGAGGATCTTGGTGCTAGTTTAAGCTTTATATTGAGTCATGATGGCATAGCTTTTGATATTAATACAATTTCTTTGGCCGATAATTTACAAAAGACCTTGGAGCTGTTCACGGATATGATTCTCAATGCAAGAATGGATTTGGAAAAGTTTGTATCAATTAAAGCAACGATTAAAGATTCTATTAAAAAAGAGAATGAGGATCATGGTTCAATTTTGAAAAATCAATTGAGGAATAGAGTTTTTCCGGCAGGGCATTATCATCATCAAGCCTCTCAACTAGAGAGATGGCAAATGGTTGATTCGATAACTTATGCCGATGTAATTAATTTCTGGGAAAGAATTAAGCAATCCAATTTTGTGATATCTGGTTCTGGTGATTTGAAGCAGGAGGATATTAATAAGGTACAAGCGGTTATGAGTGAATGGTCTAAACAACCTGCTCGTAATATTGGTAATGAATTGATAGGTGCTCATCGTGCCGATCTGCAAGAACTAGAGGGTAATGAGTTTAAAGCACTTCAGGATCAGTCTTTTGTGACTCTTGGTCAAAAAGTTGAGGTGAAAAATACAGATCCTGATTTTTATGCTTTGTATTTAGCTAAAGAAATACTTGGAGGTGCTGCATTCTCTTCTCGACTAATGAGAACTATTCGCGAAAGCCAAGGTAATGTTTATTCTGCAAATGCTTATTTTAGTAATTACCGGAATGCAGATGGAATTTTTCAGATTGTGGCAGCTAGTCAAAAGGGTAATGGTAAAAACTTAGCGCAGCAATTAAAGAATGTTTTGAGTAATTTTCCTGGTGATATTACTGAAGATGAGTTAAATATGGCAAAGCAAAACTTTATCAAGTCATACGTTAAAAACAAGTTTGAAAATAATAGTGCAATCGCAGATTACTTATTAGATAATCGTCTCAAAGGACGTGATCTTGATTTTGTAAAACAAATTCCTCAGATTATTCAATCAATTAAGCTAGAGGATATCCAAAATGCAGTTGCTAAGCATCTGGATTCGGCAAATATTCATGAAGTAATAGTTGACGATAAAATAATTGTGGATGGACAAGAGATTGATACCAAATTCAATGCTAAAAAATATAATGCAGGGCATCCAAAGCTTTTTACAACGCCGCCAGTGCTATCGGTTTAA
- a CDS encoding dihydroorotate dehydrogenase, whose protein sequence is MSTTETTSCLETEIAGIKMKNPIMPASGCFGFGRDYAKFYDLSVLGGIAIKAVSVEPRSGNDTPRVAETPSGMLNSIGLQNPGLDKIIESELKFLEDFDTRIFVNVVGNTVEDYCTVVERISRVGNVDAIELNVSCPNVKNGIHFGTNENELEALTREVKRVSAIPVFIKLSPNVTNIVAMAKAAERGGADGLSLINTLLGMRIDLKTRKPILARGSGGLSGPAIKPVAIRMVYETSNEVKLPIIGMGGVTCVDDVIEFAIAGATAIGVGTANFIEPMICPEIIKALPARMQELGIKSLRDLRK, encoded by the coding sequence ATGAGCACTACTGAAACAACAAGCTGCTTAGAAACTGAGATTGCAGGGATTAAAATGAAAAATCCAATTATGCCTGCCTCTGGTTGTTTTGGTTTTGGCAGAGATTATGCTAAGTTTTATGATCTTTCTGTGCTTGGTGGTATTGCAATTAAAGCAGTGAGTGTAGAGCCAAGAAGTGGTAATGATACACCGAGAGTCGCAGAGACTCCTTCTGGGATGCTCAATTCAATTGGTTTGCAAAATCCAGGATTGGACAAGATTATTGAATCAGAGCTGAAGTTCCTGGAGGACTTTGATACTCGTATCTTTGTTAACGTAGTTGGTAATACTGTAGAGGATTATTGCACTGTCGTTGAAAGAATCTCGCGTGTTGGCAATGTGGATGCAATTGAACTTAATGTCAGCTGCCCTAATGTCAAGAATGGAATCCATTTTGGTACTAATGAAAATGAGCTTGAGGCTTTGACTCGCGAAGTCAAGAGGGTCTCTGCTATCCCTGTCTTTATCAAGCTTTCACCTAATGTCACTAATATAGTTGCAATGGCCAAAGCTGCTGAGCGCGGCGGAGCTGATGGTCTGAGTTTGATCAATACTTTATTGGGGATGCGTATCGATCTGAAAACACGCAAGCCAATTTTGGCTCGAGGTAGTGGAGGACTTTCTGGTCCTGCGATTAAGCCAGTTGCAATTAGGATGGTTTATGAAACTAGTAACGAAGTTAAGTTGCCGATCATTGGTATGGGCGGTGTGACTTGCGTAGATGATGTGATTGAGTTTGCAATTGCTGGAGCGACTGCTATTGGTGTTGGCACTGCCAATTTTATTGAACCGATGATTTGTCCTGAAATAATCAAAGCATTGCCGGCAAGAATGCAAGAACTTGGTATTAAATCACTAAGAGATTTGAGAAAATAA
- the pyrF gene encoding orotidine-5'-phosphate decarboxylase, with protein MNEKIIVALDFPSKQVVESFINKFELGRDDSLAFVKLGMELFYAEGPEMIEYLKDKGLKVFLDLKVHDIPNTAAGAIRSLAKYGVDLLNVHASGGIEMMRRANDALKSENASAKLIGVTQLTSTDEAMMNNELGIAGTVEAAVLRLANNCKVAGLDGIVCSPLEVPMIKAELGKDFITVCPGLRLAANSADDQKRITRPEQAFANGTDYIVMGRAITQADDPAATFTEICNLVFS; from the coding sequence ATGAATGAGAAAATCATAGTCGCATTAGACTTCCCTTCAAAACAAGTTGTTGAGAGCTTTATAAACAAGTTTGAATTGGGTCGAGATGATTCTCTTGCTTTTGTTAAGTTGGGTATGGAGCTTTTTTATGCTGAGGGTCCGGAGATGATTGAGTACCTTAAAGACAAAGGACTCAAGGTCTTTCTTGATCTCAAAGTACATGATATTCCGAATACTGCGGCAGGCGCGATTAGATCACTTGCAAAATATGGAGTTGATCTTTTGAATGTGCATGCAAGTGGCGGAATTGAAATGATGCGCCGAGCTAATGACGCGCTTAAATCAGAGAACGCTAGTGCCAAGTTAATTGGAGTGACTCAGTTGACTAGTACTGATGAAGCGATGATGAATAATGAGCTTGGGATTGCAGGAACCGTTGAAGCTGCAGTTTTGAGACTGGCTAATAATTGCAAAGTAGCGGGTTTGGATGGGATTGTTTGCTCGCCGCTTGAAGTTCCAATGATTAAAGCTGAGTTGGGTAAGGATTTTATTACTGTATGTCCGGGTCTAAGGTTAGCTGCTAATTCCGCTGATGATCAAAAAAGAATTACTAGACCTGAGCAGGCATTTGCCAACGGTACTGATTATATTGTGATGGGGCGAGCAATTACTCAGGCAGATGATCCTGCTGCGACTTTTACTGAAATCTGTAACCTCGTTTTTTCGTAA